In the Malus domestica chromosome 16, GDT2T_hap1 genome, one interval contains:
- the LOC103444627 gene encoding purple acid phosphatase 17-like — translation MVSSSAMAKPPFASRLHLVWVFCIAIISSLAVSTSFAELQRLEHAAKRDDGSLSFLVVGDWGRRGLYNQSKVALQMGRIGEQLDIDFVVSTGDNFYGDGLKNVNDPAFLESFKNIYTAKSLQKQWYSVLGNHDYRGNIEAQLSPALRKIDSRWFCQRSFIVNAGIAEFFFVDTTPFVNKYLVDKDHNYDWRGVSPRATYLADLLQDLKQALNKSSAKWKIVVGHHAIRSAGHHGDTPELISLLLPMLKAYNVDMYMNGHDHCLEHISSVDNPIQYLTSGAGSKAWRGDIKRYNNRAMKFYYDGQGFMSVKLAGSDAEIAFYDVLGRVLYTWKASKQLHSTM, via the exons ATGGTTAGCAGCTCAGCCATGGCAAAACCCCCATTTGCTTCACGCCTTCATCTGGTGTGGGTGTTCTGCATTGCTATTATTTCTTCTTTAGCTGTTTCCACTTCTTTTGCAGAGCTTCAGAGATTGGAACACGCAGCAAAAAGAGATGATGGGTCGCTTAGCTTTTTGGTGGTTGGAGATTGGGGCAGAAGAGGGTTATATAACCAATCCAAAGTTGCTCTACAGATGGGAAGGattggagagcaattagatATAGATTTTGTCGTATCCACTGGGGATAATTTTTACGGCGATGGattgaaaaatgtaaatgaTCCAGCATTTTTGGAGTcctttaaaaatatttacacagCTAAGAGCTTGCAAAAACAGTGGTATAGTG TTTTAGGAAATCATGATTATAGGGGTAATATTGAGGCACAATTAAGCCCTGCCCTCCGAAAGATCGATAGTCGATGGTTTTGCCAGAGATCCTTTATTGTTAATGCAG GAATTGCGGAATTCTTTTTTGTGGACACCACTCCATTTGTGAACAAATACTTGGTCGACAAAGACCACAATTATGATTGGCGAGGCGTGTCTCCGCGGGCAACTTACCTCGCTGACCTTCTACAG GATTTGAAACAAGCATTGAATAAATCAAGTGCAAAGTGGAAGATAGTGGTTGGTCACCATGCAATCAGAAGTGCTGGGCATCATGGCGACACTCCGGAACTCATAAGTCTCCTTTTACCAATGCTTAAG GCTTATAATGTTGATATGTACATGAATGGACACGACCATTGTTTGGAGCACATTAGTAGCGTCGATAA CCCGATTCAGTATTTAACAAGTGGGGCAGGTTCAAAAGCATGGAGGGGTGATATTAAGAGATACAACAATCGAGCCATGAAATTCTACTATGATGGTCAAGGTTTCATGTCCGTGAAGCTGGCTGGATCGGATGCTGAAATTGCATTCTATGATGTTTTAGGCAGGGTTTTGTATACATGGAAGGCTTCTAAGCAGCTTCACTCGACCATGTAA
- the LOC103444606 gene encoding annexin D5, with protein MASVIVPPMPPSPRDDALHLYRAFKGFGCDTAAVINILAHRNGMQRAAIEKEYKATYSEDLNKRLSSELSGHLKKAVLMWMPDLAMRDANVVHHALEGDVDLKGATEVICSRIPSQMRQFKQIYFSSFGVDLETDLAKKISSGYHRKLLVAYVKVPRYEGPEYDQGIVKSDAEALYKAGEKKLGTDEKVFIQIFSERSRAHLVAICSAYQSMYGHSLEKAVKKETSGSFSHALLTILRCADHPGKYFARVLRKAMKGLGTDDPTLIRVIVTRAEFDMQYIKSEYRNKYGKSLHDAVHSDTSGNYRTFLLSLLGNNP; from the exons ATGGCATCTGTGATTGTACCACCGATGCCACCTTCGCCCCGTGATGATGCTCTCCACCTTTACCGTGCCTTCAAAG GATTTGGGTGCGACACAGCGGCAGTAATCAACATTCTAGCGCACAGGAATGGAATGCAGCGCGCTGCCATCGAAAAGGAATACAAGGCCACCTACTCTGAAGACCTAAACAAGCGCTTGTCCTCAGAGCTTAGTGGACATCTCAAG AAAGCAGTTTTAATGTGGATGCCGGATCTGGCAATGCGTGATGCCAACGTAGTACACCATGCTTTGGAGGGAGATGTTGATCTTAAAGGTGCCACTGAAGTGATTTGTTCTCGTATTCCCTCCCAGATGCGACAATTCAAACAAATTTATTTCTCAAGCTTTGGTGTTGATCTTGAAACTGACCTTGCTAAGAAAATATCCTCCGGATATCACAGAAAG TTGCTGGTAGCATATGTTAAGGTACCGCGGTACGAAGGTCCTGAATATGATCAAGGGATAGTAAAGTCGGATGCTGAAGCGCTGTATAAGGCCGGAGAGAAGAAATTGGGAACTGATGAGAAGGTTTTCATACAAATATTTAGCGAAAGAAGCAGGGCACATTTGGTTGCTATTTGCTCTGCTTACCAAAGTATGTATGGTCATTCATTGGAAAAG GCAGTAAAAAAGGAAACATCTGGGTCGTTTTCTCATGCACTTCTGACTATTTTGCGATGTGCTGACCATCCTGGCAAGTATTTCGCAAGG GTTTTACGGAAAGCAATGAAGGGTTTGGGAACAGATGATCCCACACTGATAAGGGTAATTGTGACAAGGGCCGAGTTTGATATGCAGTACATAAAGTCAGAATATCGGAACAAATATGGAAAGTCATTGCATGATGCAGTTCATTCAGATACCTCCGGAAATTACAGGacctttcttctttctctgtTAGGCAACAATCCTTAG
- the LOC103444604 gene encoding uncharacterized protein codes for MGEAEEGRRRRLILHNFLSLQECKELEFIHKSNCTVGYRPNVFSTTLSHLIATNSAHLIIPFVPVRERLKEKVEEFFGCQFELFVEFTGLISWSRGASIGWHSDDNRPYLKQRHFAAVCYLNNYVDDFKGGLFHFQDGDPETIVPSCGDVVIYTADSRNTHSVDEITDGERLTLALWFSRDATYDEDAKLISLLSQSLLHDNVPKLCLPMPASSNMYWFSPDQASSDHQLGFDICWARLHVLGYDLLFRQDKSHCSNIAELLMEPLRLARGDELFDHEFINILHALQVVQFHCWKAPGLESVKLETSKVVRLSQSQREIILHLKSSFVKDLHLLESVFSNVACAESSQNSFNWADFSVAVTLWEDYSRKLHKELVMSFPHWRTHHSIFYVSFDEK; via the exons ATGGGAGAGGCAGAAGAAGGCCGTCGCCGCCGCCTCATCCTCCACAACTTCCTTTCCCTCCAAGAATGCAAGGAGCTGGAGTTCATCCACAAGAGCAACTGCACGGTTGGCTACAGACCCAATGTTTTCTCCACCACTCTCTCGCACCTCATCGCCACCAATTCCGCCCACCTCATCATCCCCTTCGTCCCCGTCAGAG AGAGATTGAAGGAGAAGGTTGAGGAGTTCTTTGGGTGCCAGTTTGAACTCTTCGTTGAATTCACCGGTTTGATCAG CTGGAGTAGAGGAGCAAGCATTGGGTGGCATAGTGATGACAACCGGCCCTATCTCAAACAGCGTCACTTTGCG GCAGTCTGTTATTTAAACAATTACGTGGATGATTTCAAAGGTGGACTTTTTCACTTCCAGGATGGCGATCCAGAAACTATTGTTCCATCATGTGGG GATGTTGTGATATACACAGCTGACAGCCGCAACACTCACTCCGTTGATGAG ATTACTGATGGTGAAAGACTCACACTGGCATTATGGTTCAGTCGTGATGCTACCTATGATGAGGATGCTAAACTTATATCCCTTCTCTCACAGAGTCTGTTGCATGATAATGTTCCTAAATTGTGTCTACCTATGCCAGCATCTAGTAATATGTACTGGTTTTCACCCGATCAAGCTTCTTCTGATCACCAGTTGGGTTTTGATATATGCTGGGCAAGACTGCATGTTCTTGGATATGATCTACTTTTCCGTCAAGACAAGAGCCACTGTTCAAATATTGCCGAGTTACTGATGGAGCCACTGCGATTAGCAAGGGGAGATGAGTTGTTTGACCACGAGTTCATCAACATCTTGCATGCACTGCAG GTTGTGCAATTCCACTGTTGGAAAGCTCCTGGTCTCGAATCTGTCAAATTAGAAACGAGCAAGGTGGTACGCTTGTCCCAATCACAGAGGGAAATAATTCTTCATCTTAAATCTTCATTTGTGAAAGATCTTCATCTGCTAGAGTCCGTTTTCAGCAACGTGGCATGTGCTGAGAGTTCGCAAAATTCCTTTAACTGGGCTGATTTTTCAGTTGCAGTCACTCTGTGGGAAGATTATTCCCGCAAGTTACATAAAGAACTGGTAATGAGCTTTCCACACTGGAGAACGCATCATTCTATATTTTACGTATCATTCGATGAAAAGTAG
- the LOC103444605 gene encoding purple acid phosphatase 3, which translates to MENKTMIRSSILFPALVALCTLSSFTSSTAELQRFAHAVKADGSLRFLVLGDWGRRGDYNQSQVADQMGIVGEKLDIDFVISTGDNFYDNGLTGIDDPQFEDSFSKIYTAPSLQKQWYSVLGNHDYRGDVEAQLSPVLGELDSKWLCLRSFIVDAEIVEFFFVDTTPFVDKYFTDPEESVYDWSGILPRNDYLSNLLKDVDSALKDSTAKWRIVVGHHTIRTAGYHGETKELVTQLLPILLENNVDLYINGHDHCLEHISSPDSPLQFLTSGGGSKAWRGEVSPYSPSEMKLYYDGQGFMSVQITQTELDIAFYDVFGNVLHKWGTSKQQYSFM; encoded by the exons ATGGAAAACAAGACCATGATTAGGTCAAGTATTCTGTTTCCTGCTTTAGTAGCTCTATGCACCTTGTCATCTTTTACATCTTCTACAGCGGAGCTACAACGATTCGCGCACGCAGTGAAAGCCGATGGATCTCTCAGGTTTTTGGTTCTGGGAGACTGGGGAAGAAGAGGAG ACTACAACCAATCTCAAGTTGCTGATCAG ATGGGAATAGTTGGAGAGAAGTTGGATATTGACTTTGTAATATCCACCGGCGATAATTTTTACGATAATGGATTGACGGGCATCGATGATCCACAATTTGAAGACTCCTTTAGCAAAATCTACACAGCACCAAGCTTGCAAAAGCAGTGGTACAGTG TTCTGGGTAATCATGATTATAGAGGTGATGTTGAGGCACAGTTGAGTCCTGTCCTTGGGGAATTGGATAGCAAATGGCTTTGCTTGAGATCCTTCATAGTTGATGCCG AAATTGTGGAATTTTTCTTTGTGGATACAACTCCCTTTGTTGATAAATACTTCACTGATCCAGAGGAGTCAGTCTATGACTGGAGTGGCATATTACCCCGAAATGATTACCTATCAAATCTTCTCAAG GATGTGGATTCAGCCTTAAAAGATTCTACTGCAAAGTGGAGGATTGTGGTTGGTCACCACACGATTAGAACCGCTGGATATCATGGTGAAACCAAGGAGCTTGTAACACAGCTTCTCCCGATTCTTCTG GAAAACAATGTCGATCTTTACATCAATGGCCACGACCATTGCTTAGAACACATAAGCAGTCCCGACAG CCCACTTCAATTTCTAACAAGTGGTGGTGGTTCAAAGGCATGGAGGGGTGAAGTTAGCCCTTACAGTCCAAGCGAAATGAAGTTGTATTACGATGGGCAGGGTTTCATGTCAGTGCAGATCACTCAAACCGAATTGGATATTGCATTCTACGATGTTTTTGGCAATGTCTTGCACAAATGGGGGACATCAAAGCAGCAATACTCTTTCATGTAA